The genomic region GAAAGCCCGTAAGAAGGCCCCTGATAGGTATTGCTGGGCTTGCCGCTCAGTTCTGGCATGCGGGGGGTAAAGACCTCATTCCACAGCCGGGGGCATTCCTGCGGGGCGTTGTGCAAGGTTGTGTGGATGCGCACACCGAAAAGGCGGACACTGTGGTGTTGCAGCACCACAACGGCAAAAGGCATTGGCATGAACGCTCCTCGGCAGGTCTGATCACAGGGCAACAGTTTCCGGCCGCAGGGGTGAAATGACGTCAGTCTCCCATATGCGCCGGGTAGCCGTTTTGCATGTACCAGTTATGTTTACATGTCAACCGGTATACCAATGTGGTGAAATCGCCATAAGCATATATTACACTGAATTATATTTAAAATTAGTAAATGATAATTTGTAATTAATAGTGATTTGCTCACAAAAGTGAGGCGTGCCGCGCATCCATGCCCGTTGACCATGCCGCAGGCACACGCCGCTGCTCTGGCGCGCGTGGACAGCGCCCCCGGCTCCGGCTAGTGTGAGTCATGCCGTAAACCCGTAGTCTGGCGCGCGAGCGCCACAAGCAGGAGCCGTCATGCACCATGCCACTATGCTTCCACGCTATACCCGGCGCGCATTTTGCTCTATGGCGCTGGGAACCTGCGCCGCTCTGCTGCTGCCTTGTTCCTGTATGGCCTCCATTGCGCAGGGTGTCGGCAAGCCGGTGAGTGATGAGGCCCTTAAGGCCGAATTTGCAGGTATGTGCGCAGGTGCGGAGCAGATGCTCGCCGGGCAGCGCCCAGCGGAAGATTTGCGCGCCATGTTTGCCCAGGCAAGACAGGCCCATGCGCGGCTGTTGCCTCTGCCGGATATTGGCGGGCCGGAAAACCTGACCTATCCCAGTTTTCTTGTAGGGCCGCAGTATGCGGCCCTGTACACGGCCCTGCGCCCGCACGGGTTCAACGCCAGGGATGTGGGCAAGCTTGTGTACGATCTGGCGGTCTACAGTTTTGAGGAACAGAAGGACGTGTACCGCGCCAACGGGCAGCGGTTTTTTACGCCGGAGTATTTTGCCCTGTTGCAGGGTTGGGCCATGCGCAGCCAGCAGCGGCGCTACCCGCTGGATTGGGTGCAGACAGTATTTCGGGGTGATGGGCGCGATTTTGATATCGGCGTAAACTACACGGAATGCGGGCTGATGAAGTATTTTGCCTCGCTGGGCATGCCCGAGCTGGCTCCTTATCCCTGCCGGGTGGACTTTCCCACCGCACGGGCGGAAGGCACGGGCCTTGCGCGCACCTCAACGCTGGCTGAGGGCGGCAAGGTATGCGACTTCCGCTACAAGCAGGGGCGGGAAACAATCCAGGGATGGGACATGGCGTGACGCGGCTGTTGCGCGGCGGCCTTGCTGCCATGCCGCGCACAGTCGTCAGCAGGTTTTTACCGCCAGCACGTCTTTTTCTACCAGCTTGCGCATGGTTTCCGCGCAGCGAAAAATATCCCTGCCCACAATGTCTGCTTCTTCAAGCAGCGTGGTTTCGCCATCGGCGTAGGCCAGCAGATCCATCATCAGATTGACCTGTTCCGTACAGGAAGTTTTTGTGCTCAGCGTGGGGTAGAGGCCGCGCTTGCCCAACTGCGGTTCGCACAGCACACGCGGCTCGTAGGTGACGTTTTCTTCCAGCGCTTCAAGGATGCGCGTCATGACGTTCACGCTGCCTTCAAGCCCCTTTTGCGTCACAAGTGAACAGTCGTCCAGCGAGGTGTGGTACTCGGGGTAGACGTGGTATTTGCTGCGCATGACGCTGCACAGGGGCAGGTCGATACCGGGCGCGCAGTACTGGCGCTCGTCGCTCTCGCGGTCAAGAAAGGTGTAGCGGATAAAATCGGGCGCAAAGTGGCGCAGCACGTGCAGGGCGGCTTTGTCAGCCAGGGTGTTGCCCTTGCGGCTGGGCAGATAGGAATAGGCCCGTTCATCGCCCATGCAGGTGAGGTTGAAGCCCGCCACCACATTGCGGCGCAAGGCCTCGTGGTTGCGGCTCAGATAGGTGATGGAGCCGATGGTTTCCGGCACAAAGGCAAAACGGTAGGTGTAGCGGCGCGGACGTTGCGCCACCCACTGCGCCAGTGCCGTGGCCACCACCGGGCCGGAAAGCTCGTTGTTGGCCATGGATGGATGGCAGATGTAGGTGGAAAGAAAAATTTCTTTTTCGCTCTGGCCGGGGATCACAAGGTCGCCGTATGTCAGATGCCCCGGAGCCAGAGTGGAATCTATGGAGGCGTGGTACGTGCCGGGGGCCAGCTTTTGCCGCTCATCATGCTTGATGCAGAAGCCCCAGCGCCGGGCATAGTATGATGTGATATAAGGAATGGCATTGGGCATTTCGGGCAGGGAATGCAAATGATTTTGCAGATCCTCCAGCGAAATGTCGCAGTCAACGGGTTCGGAATACCCCATAACGTGCAGATTGGTATCGGCAAAGTCAGCAATCACTTCGCCCGATGGGCCGGTCAGCCGCGCGCCCCTGATGTTCCATTCTTCCGGCACTGTCCAGTCAAAAACCTTGGATCCAGACGGCACCTCAAAGGTGCGTAATCCCGGTAGTTCTTCCTGTAACATGCGCAACGTCTGCCGCACTCCGTTGCCCGTAATACTGCGGCATATGGGAAAAAGACTGCGAAGAAAGTCGTGGAAGCTCGTCATTATCCTTCCTTATGTTGGCATCGCGTGAGGCAGCAATTCCCAAAAGGGGCACTAACCCTGAGCACCGAATTCCAAGGGGGGGAATTTTTCGGCGGCAATGCCTGTCGCGAGCTTGCTTATGGCGACTGAGGCGCGCAGTCAAGCAGCAATTTTCTGTAAAACGGAAAAAAGATGCCCGCTGCCCCCATACAGGGCTTTTGTTCCCGGTCGTCGCGCAGGCCAGAACTGCCATTATGACCGCGCACGTGGAGCTTCAACGGCAGCACGGGCCAAGCGGGAGCCAGCGCGCCTTTTAAAGGTTAGCATTTAGTTTGTGCGCAGAAAAGCCCCAGTGTGGGCTCGCAAAACATCCTTTTCCGCCATCAACAATACTGGTATGCAAAAAGTGCTCGCGCAATGCAAGCAACTATAAGTAAAATCAGCTAGAATCTGGAGACTCCATGCCTCATATCCGCCTTAGCGAAGCGCAAAAACTGGGTGAAGATATTTTACAGGCCCACAATGTCGGACAGCGAAATGCCCAATTGACCATCGCCTCGCTCCTGCGGGCAGAAATGGAAGGCCTGCCCTCGCACGGATTTTCGCGCATTCCCTACTATGCATCCCAGGCGGCGGCAGGCAAAGTTGATGGCTATGCCGCTCCTGTGGTGGAGCGCACAAAGCCCGGCGTGGTGCTTGTTGACGCCTGCTGCGGATTTGCCTTCAGCGCATTTGCCGATGGCCTGTCCGTGGTGGCTCAGGCTGCCAGGGAGTCTGGCGTGGCCCTCATGGCCGTGCGCAATTCGCACCATGCGGGCGTTATGGGATTCCCTGTGGCGGATCTGGCGGCGCAAGGCCTGCTGGCCCTTGGCTTTGCCAACAGCCCAGCTGCTCTGGCCCCCTACGGCGGCACAAAGGTGACCTTTGGCACGAACCCGCTGGCCATGGCCTGCCCGCGCAAGGACGCTCCGCCCCTTGTTATTGATCTTTCCATGGGGCTGTTGGCGCGCGGCAAGATTTTGCAGGCCGCAAAAAAGGGCGAGAGCATCCCAGAGGGCGCGGCTGTGGATGCGGAGGGCAATCCCACCTGCGATCCGGTCAAGGCTTTCAACGGAGCGCTGCTGCCCTTTGGCGGCCCCAAGGGCTACGCCCTGGCCCTCATTGTGGAAATAATGTCGGCAGCGCTTACGGGGGCTTCCCTGGCCATTGAGGCCTCTTCCCTGTTCACGCCGGACGGCCCGCCGCCGCGCCTTGGGCAGAGCTTTCTGGTCATGGACCCTGCGGCTACTGCGGGAGCGAACTTTCTGGATCGGGTGGAGCTCTTGCTGGGTTTCATCAGCGACCAGCCGGGCGCGCGTCTGCCGGGCGACCGCCGCATCGGCCTCAGCCGCGCCGCCAGTGAGCGAAATAGTATTGATCTGCCGGAGGATCTGCTGGCCCAACTGCAATCGCTGCTCTAGCCGCAGTGTTTAAACGGTTTTGCCCTCCGGCGCGCAAGGCCGGAAGGCAAAACCGTATTTCAGTCATGGTCGCAGGCCGGTTACTTGAAGGGAAAGTACAGCTCCCACAGGTGCGAAAGCGGCAAAATAATGGCCATCGCGGGCAGCATGTTGATGACCGGGAATATCTTGATATCGCACATGCGCAGGCCCGTGGCCACAAAGATGACGCCGCCGCAGGCGGTAAAGTCGTTGAGCATGGCCGGGGTCATGAACGGGGCAATGGTGGTGGCCCCCATGTAGATGAGCGCCAGAATAATAAACTGCGGCACGGCGATAAGGCTTACGGAAAAGCCCATGAAGGAGCCGAAAACCACGCCGGTAAACATGTCCAGCGCGGCCTTGGTCAGCAGGATGTCGGGCTTGCCGGTGAGCCCTTCATGAAAGGCCCCCAAAAAGCCCATGCTGCCAAAGCAGAATGCCGCCACCAGGGTTATGACCATCAGGGAAAAGTTTTCGTCGCCCATGCGCTTGCTCTTAAGCAGGCTAAAAATGGCCCGCAGGAACTTTTGCAACAGGGCCTCGGCATATATGATTTCGCCCACCATGGTGCCGAGAATGAGCGAAATCGTCACGGCGGGCAGTGCTGCGGCCTTACCCACAAGGGTTGCGCCCAGGCACAGGGTTATGACGCCAAAGATGGAAGGCAGCGCTTTTTTGAGCCGTTCAGGAAAAATATCGGCAAAAATAACGCCGATGATGCCGCCGATGAAAAGTCCGCCACTGTTCACAATTGGCCCGATCATATGCGTGCTCCGCGTAATGGCATAGAAATCGTTCTGGAAGGCGGACAGGAAAAGTGATCTGTAGGCCGGTGTGAATCGATGTGGTGATGCCAGGATTTGTTGCCCCGAAAACAGCAAGGGCGCAGGCGCGGGGCCGCCAGCGTGCCGAAAGTGTCATCAACAGAATGTTCTGATGTGCAGTTTGGGTAACACAAGGCATTTGGGTTGACAATAATCCCCCGGCTGGGGCGAAAATCAGGAACAGAAGAGGGGAAACATGATTGTGAGAACATGGCACGGTTGCGTGCCGGAGGCTATGGGCGACGCCTTTGCCGAGCATCTGCGCAAAACGGGCGAAGACCACGCCAAAAGCGTTCACGGCAATCTGGGGGTTGCGGTCAAACGCATGACCTTTCGCGGATCGGAGCATTTTTTCTTTGCCACTTGGTGGGATTCTCTGGAGGCCATAAAGGCCTTTGCGGGCGAAAATTACCAGCTTGCGGTGCACTACCCCGATGACGAACGCTTTGAGCTGGTGGCAGACCCCTATGTGTTCCACCATGAGGTAGATCAGATTACGCCCCTGTAAACGCAAATCTGCGCGCGCAGAATGGAGAGGCCATGATATACGCGCTCATTGGGCTGTGCGGCATTGTGGCTGGGGCCATCAGCGGGGTGGTGGGTACAGGGTCGTCCATAATTCTGCTGCCGATGCTGAGCCTGGCCTTTGGCCCCAAGGCCGCCATCCCCATCATGGCTGTTGCCTCCATTGCGGGCAATGCCTCGCGGGTGGTGGCCTGGCGGCGGCAGATAAGCCTCAGGGCCTTTGTCTGTTATTCGGCAACGGCCGTGCCTGCGGCGGTGCTGGGTGTGCGGACGCTCTGGATCATGCCTGCGGAAATTTCCAATCTGTGCATCGGGCTGTTCTTTTTTGCGCTCATCGGTTTGCGCCGGGCCAGCCGAACGCGCAGCGTGCGCCTTGGCCCTCGGCAGATGGCCCTGGCAGGCGGCCTTGTGGGGTATCTGACTGGGGTTGTGTATTCAACCGGGCCGCTGACCATCCCCCTTTTTGCCGGTTTTGGCCTCGCCAAGGGGGCGCTGCTCGCCACCGAGGCGGCTGCGTCCATTGCCGTGTATGTTGCCAAGGCCCTGGCCTTCGGCGCTGTGGGCGGCCTGCCCCTGCCAGTGCTGTGCAATGGTCTTGTGGTTGGGGCTACGCTGGCTCTTGGCACATTTCTGGGCAAACGTTTTGTGCTTGGCATGTCTGAAGCGACCTTCCGCCTGCTTATTGATGTCATGCTTGCCTGCGCGGGCCTTGTGATGACGGGCAGCGCGCTGTTCGGATAGAGCCTAAGCGGCGCAGAAGCGGAATTTCCCCCTCTTCACAAAAGCCTGCATGAGGCATAACAGACGCTGAACGAACTGGCGCTGCGGCAAAATTGTGTGGAACAAGGCCCGGCGCTGCATTTGCGGCACAGCAACAAACAGGGACACGACTCATGGCACAGCATTACATGAAATACGGCGACAGGGAATTTTCTGTGGAGCTTGGCAACGGCCTCATAGCGGCAGAGCTGCATTCCAACGCGGTTGCGCTGCCCGCAAAAAGCGCGCTGGAGCACATTAACGAAGCTCTGGATAATCCTATCGGTTCACCCCGGCTTGAGGAAATGCTTAACCCCGGTCAGACGGTGTGTATTGTCGTGCCAGATTCCACGCGCCTGTGGCAGTCGCCCAATGTTTATGTTCCTGCTGTGGTTGCCCGTCTGAATAAATGCGGCATCCGCGATGCGGACATTCGTATACTCACGGCCACAGGCACGCACCGCCCCATGACGCGCGAGGAGCACATCGCCATTGTTTCCGAAGATATTTACAACCGTATTCAGGTTATTGATCACAAGTGCCGGGACGCGGCGGATATGGTCAAGGCGGGCGTGACCAGCAACGGCACCGAAGTGTGGTTTAACCGCTTTGCCATGGAGTGCGACCATATCATCCTGACCGGCGGCGTGGTGTACCACTTTCTGGCCGGGTACGGCGGCGGCCCCAAGTATCTGCTGCCCGGCATCGCCAGCTACGAGACCATCCAGCGGCATCACAACCTGGCCCTGAACAAGGGCTTTGGCAGCGGCACCAATGCGGCGGTGCGCAGCGCCAATATGGAAACCAGCAATATTTTTCACGCCGATCTTGAAGAGGCCGCCCTGCTGGCCAAACCCCGTTTTCTGCTCAACGTTGTGGTGGACGACAATTACAACATCATCAAGGCCGTGGCCGGCGACATGGTGCAGGCCCACCGCGAGGCCTGCGCGTTGGTTGACGCCATCGACGGCGTCAACGTGTCCGAGCGCACGCCTATGGTCATCGCCAGCGCGGGCGGCGCGCCCAAGGACATCAATTTTTACCAGACCATCAAAACCCTGGCCAACGCCCTTGCGGTGGTGAGCGAGGGCGGCACCATCATCATTCTGTCAGCCTGCACCGAGGGCTTTGGCAGCCCAGATACCCAGCACCAGATCTGCGATTTTGACAATATGGACGCGCGTGAAAAAGACCTGCGCGAGAATTTTTCCATCGGCAGCTATGTGGGCTTTCTGTTTGCGGAGTCGGCGGAAAAGCACAACCTCATCATGGTCAGCTCCATGAATGCCGCAGACTTTGCCAAAACAAATATCCACATCACCACAACGCTGGACGAAGCCCTTGCACTGGCAAAAAAACTGAACGGCGGCAAAGACCTCCGGGCAACACTGCTGCCCCACGGGGCCAATACCCTGCCCAAGCTTCAGACGTTCAGTCGCTAGAGGCCGGTCCATCCGCCAAGGGGGCTGACAAGAATACAGTCTCTATGCCCCTTATAGAATGCAGTGCTTTGATCTGCGGAAAGGTTCTCAGTGCTGCAAAGAGGCCGCCAGTGGACAAACAAAGTTCATTTGACTATCGTTAAAAAATAACACAACCGTTAATTTCTTTTCAGGTTTTATCCCATTGCGTAACAGGATGCCGCTGCCTTTCGCTCAAATGAACGGATTGAGGCTATGACCGCCTCATTTCTTCCAGGTTGGAAGAATTCCCGCGCAAATGAGTTTATCCACTCCTTCAGGTGCTCACGTCGGCTGCCAACAGCCGGCCTTTTGCTGTTAGCAGTACGTTCCTCCTGTTTTTTACGCATTCTTTCTGAATTAGCATGCCGCCGGCTGGTGCCTGCCCTTTGGGCTGTCACCGGTCTGGCGGCTTTTGCTGCTGCACATACCGTAGCTTTACATTCCCCATCCGGCGCACGTGTTCTCTATTCCCCCTCTGTCTGGCCTGTGCTGCCCCAGCCCCGCACCAACCCGTCAGTTCCGGCGGGTTTTGGGAGTTTCCCCGCCACCTATAGCCACCTCAAACACCCATGATCGAAATCAAAAACCTGTCAAAATTTTATGGAACAGTGCAGGTGCTGGACAGCATCAATCTGACCATCAACAAGGGCGATGTATACGGCCTTGTTGGACGTAGCGGTGCAGGAAAATCCACCTTGCTACGCTGCATCAACGGACTGGAGAAATTTTCTTCGGGCGGTATCACGGTTAACGGCATCGCCATTGAAGGTCTCAATGACAACACGTTGCGCGAAACAAGAAAAAATATCGGAATGATATTTCAGAATTTTTCGCTCATTGATCGCAAATCTGTTTACGACAACGTAGCCCTCCCCATGCAGTGCTGGCATAAACAAGTGCCGCAGCATAGGGATAAGATTGAATATGTTATTGAACTTGTAGGCCTTGCTGGCAAAATAAATACCAAAACCAGAGAGCTGAGCGGCGGTCAAAAACAGCGAGTGGCCATTGCGCGCGCGATGGTCATGGACCCGGCCATTTTGCTAAGCGATGAAGCCACATCGGCCCTTGACCCCAGAACTACTGATGAAATCCTCGAGTTGCTCATGAGCCTCAATGAAAAACTTGGGGTCACCATTATTGCCGTTACCCACCAGATGTCTGTGGTGCGCAAAATCTGCACAAAGATGGCCATTCTGGAGAATGGCAGATGCGACACCACGGGAGATGTGCGCGAAATATTTATTCAGCAGCCGCCAGCTCTCATCAATCTGCTGGGTGAAGGAGAGGTCGAAATTCCGGCTGAGGGTTGTACGGTTCAGATTGTCACATTGGAGCAGCGCACCCAGCAGGAGCTCTTCTACAGAATGTCGCGCGATGTGGGCCACCCCTATCATCTGCTGGACAGCAAGGTGTCGCGCCACAGGGGTGGCGTATATGGGGTGTTTGCCCTGAATTTCCCGAGTGAACGCGCGGATGCATTTCTGTCTTTTTTTCAGAAACAGGGCGTGCCCTGCAAAATTATTTCGCGGTAGGTTGCTGCAATGGTTGATTATCCTATGGAAGTTGTTTGGGCAAAGATACTTCTTCCCGCACTTGTGGCCTCAGGCAAGATGCTGCTTTTTGGCTCGCTTCTCGGTGGTTTTTTTGGCTTTTTGCTTG from Desulfovibrio sp. UIB00 harbors:
- a CDS encoding L-2-amino-thiazoline-4-carboxylic acid hydrolase gives rise to the protein MHHATMLPRYTRRAFCSMALGTCAALLLPCSCMASIAQGVGKPVSDEALKAEFAGMCAGAEQMLAGQRPAEDLRAMFAQARQAHARLLPLPDIGGPENLTYPSFLVGPQYAALYTALRPHGFNARDVGKLVYDLAVYSFEEQKDVYRANGQRFFTPEYFALLQGWAMRSQQRRYPLDWVQTVFRGDGRDFDIGVNYTECGLMKYFASLGMPELAPYPCRVDFPTARAEGTGLARTSTLAEGGKVCDFRYKQGRETIQGWDMA
- a CDS encoding DUF4910 domain-containing protein, which codes for MTSFHDFLRSLFPICRSITGNGVRQTLRMLQEELPGLRTFEVPSGSKVFDWTVPEEWNIRGARLTGPSGEVIADFADTNLHVMGYSEPVDCDISLEDLQNHLHSLPEMPNAIPYITSYYARRWGFCIKHDERQKLAPGTYHASIDSTLAPGHLTYGDLVIPGQSEKEIFLSTYICHPSMANNELSGPVVATALAQWVAQRPRRYTYRFAFVPETIGSITYLSRNHEALRRNVVAGFNLTCMGDERAYSYLPSRKGNTLADKAALHVLRHFAPDFIRYTFLDRESDERQYCAPGIDLPLCSVMRSKYHVYPEYHTSLDDCSLVTQKGLEGSVNVMTRILEALEENVTYEPRVLCEPQLGKRGLYPTLSTKTSCTEQVNLMMDLLAYADGETTLLEEADIVGRDIFRCAETMRKLVEKDVLAVKTC
- a CDS encoding Ldh family oxidoreductase; translation: MPHIRLSEAQKLGEDILQAHNVGQRNAQLTIASLLRAEMEGLPSHGFSRIPYYASQAAAGKVDGYAAPVVERTKPGVVLVDACCGFAFSAFADGLSVVAQAARESGVALMAVRNSHHAGVMGFPVADLAAQGLLALGFANSPAALAPYGGTKVTFGTNPLAMACPRKDAPPLVIDLSMGLLARGKILQAAKKGESIPEGAAVDAEGNPTCDPVKAFNGALLPFGGPKGYALALIVEIMSAALTGASLAIEASSLFTPDGPPPRLGQSFLVMDPAATAGANFLDRVELLLGFISDQPGARLPGDRRIGLSRAASERNSIDLPEDLLAQLQSLL
- a CDS encoding DUF554 domain-containing protein translates to MIGPIVNSGGLFIGGIIGVIFADIFPERLKKALPSIFGVITLCLGATLVGKAAALPAVTISLILGTMVGEIIYAEALLQKFLRAIFSLLKSKRMGDENFSLMVITLVAAFCFGSMGFLGAFHEGLTGKPDILLTKAALDMFTGVVFGSFMGFSVSLIAVPQFIILALIYMGATTIAPFMTPAMLNDFTACGGVIFVATGLRMCDIKIFPVINMLPAMAIILPLSHLWELYFPFK
- a CDS encoding sulfite exporter TauE/SafE family protein: MIYALIGLCGIVAGAISGVVGTGSSIILLPMLSLAFGPKAAIPIMAVASIAGNASRVVAWRRQISLRAFVCYSATAVPAAVLGVRTLWIMPAEISNLCIGLFFFALIGLRRASRTRSVRLGPRQMALAGGLVGYLTGVVYSTGPLTIPLFAGFGLAKGALLATEAAASIAVYVAKALAFGAVGGLPLPVLCNGLVVGATLALGTFLGKRFVLGMSEATFRLLIDVMLACAGLVMTGSALFG
- the larA gene encoding nickel-dependent lactate racemase is translated as MAQHYMKYGDREFSVELGNGLIAAELHSNAVALPAKSALEHINEALDNPIGSPRLEEMLNPGQTVCIVVPDSTRLWQSPNVYVPAVVARLNKCGIRDADIRILTATGTHRPMTREEHIAIVSEDIYNRIQVIDHKCRDAADMVKAGVTSNGTEVWFNRFAMECDHIILTGGVVYHFLAGYGGGPKYLLPGIASYETIQRHHNLALNKGFGSGTNAAVRSANMETSNIFHADLEEAALLAKPRFLLNVVVDDNYNIIKAVAGDMVQAHREACALVDAIDGVNVSERTPMVIASAGGAPKDINFYQTIKTLANALAVVSEGGTIIILSACTEGFGSPDTQHQICDFDNMDAREKDLRENFSIGSYVGFLFAESAEKHNLIMVSSMNAADFAKTNIHITTTLDEALALAKKLNGGKDLRATLLPHGANTLPKLQTFSR
- a CDS encoding ATP-binding cassette domain-containing protein; protein product: MIEIKNLSKFYGTVQVLDSINLTINKGDVYGLVGRSGAGKSTLLRCINGLEKFSSGGITVNGIAIEGLNDNTLRETRKNIGMIFQNFSLIDRKSVYDNVALPMQCWHKQVPQHRDKIEYVIELVGLAGKINTKTRELSGGQKQRVAIARAMVMDPAILLSDEATSALDPRTTDEILELLMSLNEKLGVTIIAVTHQMSVVRKICTKMAILENGRCDTTGDVREIFIQQPPALINLLGEGEVEIPAEGCTVQIVTLEQRTQQELFYRMSRDVGHPYHLLDSKVSRHRGGVYGVFALNFPSERADAFLSFFQKQGVPCKIISR